Proteins co-encoded in one Cupriavidus taiwanensis genomic window:
- a CDS encoding acetyl-CoA C-acetyltransferase gives MAEAYIVAAVRTAGGRKGGKLSGWHPADLAAQVLDALVERTGADPALVEDVIMGCVSQVGEQAGNVARNAILASRLPESVPGTSVDRQCGSSQQALHFAAQAVMSGAMDVVIAAGVESMTRVPMGLSSQLPAKNGFGVPKSPGVEARYPGVQFSQFTGAEMIARKYELSREQLDAYALQSHQRAIAATKAGRFSAEILPVEVRSADGANGEMHTTDEGIRYDATLESIGSVKLIAEGGRVTAATASQICDGAAGLMVVNEAGLKKLGVKPLARVHSMTVIGHDPVVMLEAPLPATEVALKRAGLRIGDIGLFEVNEAFAPVPLAWLKATGADPERLNVHGGAIALGHPLGGSGAKLMTTLVHALHTHGKRYGLQTMCEGGGLANVTIVERL, from the coding sequence ATGGCAGAGGCATATATCGTCGCGGCGGTCCGCACCGCCGGCGGCCGCAAGGGCGGCAAGCTGTCGGGCTGGCATCCGGCCGACCTGGCCGCGCAGGTGCTCGACGCACTGGTGGAGCGCACCGGCGCCGATCCGGCCCTGGTCGAAGACGTCATCATGGGCTGCGTGAGCCAGGTCGGCGAGCAGGCCGGCAACGTCGCGCGTAATGCCATCCTGGCCTCGCGCCTGCCGGAAAGCGTGCCGGGCACCTCGGTCGACCGCCAGTGCGGCTCGTCGCAACAGGCCCTGCACTTTGCCGCGCAGGCGGTGATGTCGGGCGCGATGGACGTCGTCATCGCCGCCGGCGTGGAAAGCATGACGCGCGTGCCGATGGGCCTGTCCTCGCAACTGCCGGCCAAGAACGGCTTCGGCGTGCCCAAGAGCCCGGGCGTCGAGGCGCGCTACCCCGGCGTGCAATTCAGCCAGTTCACCGGCGCCGAGATGATCGCGCGCAAGTACGAGCTGTCGCGCGAACAGCTCGACGCCTACGCGCTGCAAAGCCACCAGCGCGCCATCGCCGCCACCAAGGCCGGCCGCTTCAGCGCCGAGATCCTGCCGGTGGAAGTGCGCAGCGCCGACGGCGCCAATGGCGAGATGCACACCACCGACGAGGGTATCCGCTACGACGCCACGCTGGAGAGCATCGGCAGCGTCAAGCTGATCGCCGAAGGTGGCCGCGTCACCGCCGCCACCGCCAGCCAGATCTGCGATGGCGCCGCCGGCCTGATGGTGGTCAACGAGGCCGGCCTGAAGAAGCTGGGCGTCAAGCCGCTGGCGCGCGTGCACAGCATGACCGTGATCGGCCATGACCCGGTGGTGATGCTGGAAGCGCCGCTGCCGGCCACCGAGGTGGCGCTCAAGCGCGCCGGCCTGCGTATCGGCGATATCGGCCTGTTCGAAGTCAACGAAGCCTTTGCGCCGGTGCCGCTGGCCTGGCTCAAGGCTACGGGCGCCGATCCGGAACGCCTGAACGTACATGGCGGCGCGATCGCGCTGGGCCATCCGCTCGGCGGCTCCGGCGCCAAGCTGATGACCACGCTGGTGCATGCGCTGCATACGCATGGCAAGCGCTACGGCCTGCAGACCATGTGCGAGGGCGGCGGGCTGGCC
- a CDS encoding PaaI family thioesterase: protein MAEAEIEAALSRAIAAPAEAGADVPAGFVPLRRMNGYMAGFGQLYLHAARRTLAVRIDESHLNNLGIPHGGMLATLADTAIGMMMSLETGRAKSAVTVNLSLDYLDSARPGDWVEARVEFDKLGSRLRYGTCRLFSGERCLLRATAIFAVLAPRP, encoded by the coding sequence ATGGCCGAGGCGGAAATCGAGGCGGCGTTGAGCCGCGCCATCGCTGCGCCGGCCGAAGCCGGCGCCGACGTGCCCGCAGGCTTTGTCCCGCTGCGCCGGATGAACGGCTACATGGCGGGCTTCGGCCAGCTCTACCTGCACGCGGCCCGCCGCACGCTGGCGGTGCGCATCGACGAGAGCCACCTGAACAACCTGGGCATTCCGCACGGCGGCATGCTGGCGACGCTGGCCGATACCGCCATCGGCATGATGATGTCGCTGGAAACCGGCCGTGCCAAAAGCGCGGTCACGGTCAACCTGAGCCTCGACTATCTCGATTCGGCGCGCCCGGGCGACTGGGTCGAAGCCCGCGTCGAGTTCGACAAGCTCGGCTCGCGGCTGCGCTACGGCACCTGCCGGCTGTTCAGCGGCGAGCGCTGCCTGCTGCGCGCCACGGCGATCTTCGCGGTGCTGGCGCCGCGCCCCTGA